AGGCCGTCAACTCAGTAAACGAGATTTATATGATGAAGAATTTTTTCGTACACATTTTGCCAAGATAGAAATTGAAAGTCGATTAGAATTTTTGTTGAACCGTGCCAATTCATTAGAGGAGCTACTATTAAAAGCAAAAGAAGTGAATCTAACCATTGACTTAAAACAAAAAATGTAACTTTTATCCTAGAAGAAGATACTCAAAAGATAAGTTTAGGTCATAAAAAAATAAGCGATAAGAAATTATATGATGTCAATTTTTTCAAGATTACTTTAAAAATAAGGAAGTCGGTGTTTCAGATCGATTAGAAAGTCTACAGAAACAGTACATGCTTTTCAAGAAGAACGAGATAAAGAGGAGGTATCCACTGAAGAGAGTAAGGAAGTCTTCAAGAAATACAAGGGGCAACGAGATGCCATCCATGAGTTTGAAGTTGAACTTGTGGAACATCAAATTGAGAGGTTAATTGCTGAGGACATTTATATCAAGGTGTCTTTTAGTGTAAAGCAGAGTGGTCTTATTTTCATTCCTAACTATCAATTGGATATTAGGAAAGAAGAAAATCATAAAAAATATAAAGTCTATATTCGTGAGACCGCACAATTCTTCATTTACAACAAGGAGGCGTCTGAACTTAATCGCTATATGCGAGGGCATGAGCTCATTTGCCAGTTAACCAATGATAGCAAGAGTATTCCAAAAAGAAGACGACAAACCATTGATACACTTAAGAAAAAGATTGAAGAAATAAGTCTCCTCATTGAGTTAGATACGGAGAATAAGCCTTATCAAGATATTAAAGATGACATTGTTAAAGATATGGCTCAATTAGATTTGACCATTACAGAGTTGCAGGACCATATTGCTCATCTCAATAAGGTTGCGGAGGTCTTGCTTAATCTGAACAACAACGATATAGAGAACCGCCGTTTGGCCAGATATGACTATGCCAAGATGAACTTGACTGCAGCTATAAAAATAGAAGAAGTTGAGAAAGAGATTGAAACTTCTCAAAATGAACTTAATATATCCATAGATGAGTATGAATATCTAGTAAGAAGGTTGGAAAAGTTTGGAGAGATCTTGAGTGATAGCAAAATTATCGATACTTCTCGAAATGAAATACAATGGGAGTAATTATGATATAATTTGGGTGGTAGCAATTTTTATATCAGATATTAAAATCTAGTTGATGTTTCGTAAATAACTATATTAAAGAAATGATTCCTGCCGCTTACATTAAGAATAGTTTATTTGTAAGTATTTCATTATTTAAAAGGGGTAATAATGTATAAGATTTTAGCCATAGATGATGATAAAGAAATTCTGAAGCTTATGAAGACTGCTTTGGAGATTGAAAATTATCATGTTATAACCTGTCAAGAGATAGAATTACCAATAGTTTTTGATGATTTTAAAGGATATGATTTGATCTTATTGGATATCATGATGCCTAATATAAGTGGAACTGAGTTTTGTTATAAAATTCGGGAAGAAGTTCATTCTCCAATTATTTTTGTTAGCGCTTTAGATGGCGATAATGAAATTGTCCAAGCTTTAAATATAGGGGGAGACGATTTTATTGTGAAACCATTTAGCTTAAAACAATTCGTAGCTAAAGTTAACTCTCATTTGAAGAGAGAAGAGAGAGCAAAGATAAAGAATGAGGCTGAGGAGAGAGTGAAGCGTAGTTTTCCACCTATAGAAATCTATCTAGAGGAACGTATGTTATATATTGATAAACAGCCGTTATTCCTGACTTATAGAGAGTACGAAATTTTAGAATTACTGTCACGTCATCCGTATAAAGTTTTCACAAAAGAAGAGATATATGAACAAGTATATAGCGATGAAGCTTCAGCATTGTTTCATTCTATTTCAGAATATATCTATCAGATTAGAATGAAATTTTCAAGTTTTGGAATTAATCCAATAAAAACTATTCGCGGGATTGGTTATAAATGGGATGTTTAAAAAATATTCAATAAAAAATCGTGTTTGGCGCGCCGTCGTTGAAATTGTCTTTGGAGTTTGTATC
The genomic region above belongs to Streptococcus pyogenes and contains:
- a CDS encoding response regulator transcription factor encodes the protein MYKILAIDDDKEILKLMKTALEIENYHVITCQEIELPIVFDDFKGYDLILLDIMMPNISGTEFCYKIREEVHSPIIFVSALDGDNEIVQALNIGGDDFIVKPFSLKQFVAKVNSHLKREERAKIKNEAEERVKRSFPPIEIYLEERMLYIDKQPLFLTYREYEILELLSRHPYKVFTKEEIYEQVYSDEASALFHSISEYIYQIRMKFSSFGINPIKTIRGIGYKWDV